Proteins encoded by one window of Octopus bimaculoides isolate UCB-OBI-ISO-001 chromosome 4, ASM119413v2, whole genome shotgun sequence:
- the LOC106875191 gene encoding uncharacterized protein LOC106875191: protein MADNLKGKGLLLSATASIDIDAAATADANDEGRKNRTTEGKAARKNESEPVIAADLTRYATPLALLNGYGKEMSRQKEALTKKPNSDGVIIAADLTKYNNPLDNEKMEEITPLK from the coding sequence ataatCTCAAAGGAAAAGGGTTATTACTCTCTGCCACAGCAAGCATTGatattgatgctgctgctactgctgatgccAATGATGAAGGACGAAAAAACAGAACTACAGAAGGAAAAGCTGCAAGGAAAAATGAGTCTGAACCTGTCATAGCTGCTGATCTGACAAGATATGCAACACCATTAGCACTGCTAAATGGCTATGGAAAAGAAATGTCAAGGCAGAAGGAAGCTTTGACTAAAAAACCTAATAGTGATGGAGTTATTATTGCAGCAGACCTTACAAAATACAATAACCCACTGGAcaatgagaaaatggaagaaattactCCATTGAAATAA